The sequence GTGGTTGCTCAGCCATCATTGGCCATGCAAGAATTGGCACTCCTGCACATATGCTTTCCAAAACTGAGTTCCACCCACAATGGCTTAAATACCCTTCAACACTTGGATGCATTAGTATCTCCATTTGATCCACCCACTCCCTTATTATAATCCCTCTTTCTTTTACTCTATCTTCAAACCCATCTCCTAATTCTGAttcttctttccttatcaCCCACAAGAAGTTTACCTTGGATTCTTCTAACCCTATAGCTATGTCTTTGAGTTGTTCTGTTGATATCTCTGCTTGAGAGCCAAACGCCACGTATAGGACTGCGCTTCCTTGCTTCAGCTTCTCATCTAGCCAAAGAATCCAAGTTGGCTTCTTCTGCCGTTCATTTTCAACAGCTAATGTGCCGGCTAAACACAAGGGTCCAACACACCAGGtcttttgtttattatgtTTGTTCCAGTGATCAACAAAAACAGACTCGAGCTCATAGAAACTGTTTGATAAGTATCCATAACTTATTGATGACGCTATCACTGTTTTTAGTATGAATTCAAAGTGAGGACCTTTTGGTTCAGGGTTTAAAAATACTGgttcaaaatcatttttagtGACCTTAATCCATGGAAACTCAGTCAGAGTAATTAAATCATCAGCTGACTCAGGCCCAAATAAATGGTTGCACTCTGCTGCAGATTTTGCCACACATGAAGAGTAGTTAGACATACcataaaaaatcaatcttgGAATGCCAAACTTCATAGCAGAATCAGCAGTCCACCACAGAAATCCATCTGACACCATGAAGTTAACAAGTGGAAGAGATTTAAGCGCCTCATCAAAGTCAGGTTGCATGAGTTTGGTGGCAAGTGCAAAAGGAGGAAACAGTGACATGGAAGGAAGTTTGTCTGTGCTCTCAACTCCTGAGGGAATTTCGGGTATGTTATCGGGGAATGCAAGGTCAATTATAGAGGCAGCAGTATTGGAAAGAAAGTCAGCGATGAAGGGGTGATTTGCATGAGTGGTGAAGACAGTGACGGCGATGCCACGGCGGAAGAGGAGGTGGGCTAGGTGGAGGAGAGGGATAGTGTGTCCTTTTGACATGAAAGGAAACAAAGCTATATGATATTGGGACGACTCGCAAGATTTAGAGTCTAGATTTTGTCTTTGGGAGCTCATAGTCGCGGCCTCAATGTGTGTGGTGTCTGCTGTTTGGTTTCTATATCCCTGGAAATGGTAAATACCTTATGTATAGAGTGGGCACCCCTTATATAAAGTCAATTGCTGGTCACATGCCAATAAAAGGTTGGAGAGTTCATTTTAGCTTCTTCTCTCTTTGGATCCTTTGTGTGGATGCAATTGTGAGTATCTGAACAAATTTATTCACTGGCTAAGGACAGTGATGTTTTCGGTCATGAGCTCCCCTCTCTTTTTTTGGCAGGACATGAAATTTCCCTACATTTATAATTTCGGATCCTTTCAGAATAAAAGTCCATAGCCTTTTCATACATCGATCATCCTGCCATTTTATCAGGAGTGTGCGCTCAAATCCAAAAATTATTGCGGGTCAAGCATTTAGATAGCTTTCGGCTAAGGGTGCAAATTGGGACTTACGATCTTTGTCCGAGCATAGATTATCAAGTGGCTGAATTTCATTATTGTCAGCAAtgatgagatttttttttttttttggtactGATTCTTGGTTTTTTAATCCGGTTtgtttttagggtttttaacACCTGGTACGACATTATAGATACAATAATAAGAAGAGCGATTTTTCTAGGAGATATTTCCCAagatttatg comes from Ricinus communis isolate WT05 ecotype wild-type chromosome 5, ASM1957865v1, whole genome shotgun sequence and encodes:
- the LOC8269325 gene encoding UDP-glycosyltransferase 90A1, whose amino-acid sequence is MSSQRQNLDSKSCESSQYHIALFPFMSKGHTIPLLHLAHLLFRRGIAVTVFTTHANHPFIADFLSNTAASIIDLAFPDNIPEIPSGVESTDKLPSMSLFPPFALATKLMQPDFDEALKSLPLVNFMVSDGFLWWTADSAMKFGIPRLIFYGMSNYSSCVAKSAAECNHLFGPESADDLITLTEFPWIKVTKNDFEPVFLNPEPKGPHFEFILKTVIASSISYGYLSNSFYELESVFVDHWNKHNKQKTWCVGPLCLAGTLAVENERQKKPTWILWLDEKLKQGSAVLYVAFGSQAEISTEQLKDIAIGLEESKVNFLWVIRKEESELGDGFEDRVKERGIIIREWVDQMEILMHPSVEGYLSHCGWNSVLESICAGVPILAWPMMAEQPLNARMVVEEIKVGLRVETCNGSVRGFVKWEALRKMVNELMNGEMGKEVRNNVKKYAEVAMKAMEVGAGSSWGTLDMLIEEICN